One window of Nocardia sp. NBC_00508 genomic DNA carries:
- a CDS encoding PAS and ANTAR domain-containing protein yields MTETGQCRQDPARSALGGCPDIGSFRFWFAEQRWAWSEDVAAMHGYSPGEAEPSTELVLGHQHPDDREQVAKTLADAIEAAAPFCSRHRIIDTSGATHDVIVIGDQLLDDQGAVVGTAGYYLDVTETLQDNRQEAVDDLLPDLIDARAVIEQAKGIVMFVYGVNADQAFRVLRWRSQETNIKIRMLAEQLVADIVAMGGALVQQRTRFDHLLLTLHDRAAPPDHISH; encoded by the coding sequence GTGACAGAGACGGGACAGTGCCGACAGGACCCTGCGCGCAGCGCGCTCGGCGGCTGCCCCGACATCGGCAGTTTTCGGTTCTGGTTCGCCGAGCAGCGGTGGGCGTGGTCCGAAGACGTCGCCGCGATGCACGGTTACTCCCCCGGTGAGGCCGAGCCGTCCACCGAGCTGGTGCTGGGCCATCAGCACCCGGACGACCGCGAGCAGGTCGCCAAGACGCTCGCCGACGCCATCGAGGCGGCGGCGCCGTTCTGCAGCCGCCACCGGATCATCGACACCTCGGGTGCCACCCACGACGTGATCGTGATCGGCGATCAACTGCTCGACGACCAGGGCGCCGTCGTCGGCACCGCTGGTTACTACCTCGATGTCACCGAGACGCTCCAGGACAACCGCCAGGAAGCCGTCGACGACCTGCTGCCCGACCTCATCGATGCCCGCGCGGTGATCGAACAGGCCAAAGGCATCGTCATGTTCGTCTACGGCGTCAACGCCGACCAGGCGTTCCGGGTGCTGCGCTGGCGCTCACAGGAAACCAACATCAAGATCCGCATGCTGGCCGAGCAACTCGTCGCCGACATCGTCGCGATGGGCGGTGCCCTGGTTCAGCAGCGCACCCGTTTCGACCATCTCCTACTGACCCTGCACGACCGCGCCGCGCCTCCGGACCACATCTCCCACTGA